In the genome of Ziziphus jujuba cultivar Dongzao chromosome 10, ASM3175591v1, the window GCTTTGCCTCCTATGGTTCATGTCTTGCTCTGAGCTACCAATATCGGTAGAGATCCTCAATGTCCCAGGAACAGGTTTCTTCATTTCACTATGACAACATGAACTATCCATATTTATAACCCGGCCGCCATCCTCTTCCATAGTTAACACTTCACTGTTTCTGGAGTCCGGAAGACCCTCTGGTAGGTTCAGGTTAGATGAGACCTGGGTTTGATGTTTCTCATTTATCTCTTGGGACAGGTGCCCAACAACACAATTCCCACCAAGAATTCCAAAACTGCTCTTCTTTTCTGGACTGTCTTCAGTGACAGAAGTAATTGATGATCCCTTCTCTTGAGGACCAGAAGAGATGACATTCGTGCTTGCATTGGGTGAGTTAACTGTCTCATGGATTTCCATTCGTTTTGATCCCAAACCTCGAGAGCAATTTTCAGTTAGGTGGCTAGTCTCTGCCTTTGCACAAGCAGTTAATCTTCTCCGTTTGACGAGAGGACCTATATAACTTGGATGGCCAGATTTTGCTCTCCGACTGAATTGGTGCAATATGGTCTTCTCTGAATGCTTCTCATCAGCCATCATGGCATTTTGATCCTGGTGACTATTCACCATTTTCTTAGCAGTATCTGAGTTGGTGGCTATTGTCTTTGTACCATCACCATCACGTGTATCCTTATGCCAgttggttttaaaatttttccttttaccaTTTAATGGAACATCAATAGCATCTGGCCCATGCCTGCCCACTGAATCCATAAAGGAGTTCCCTTGAGTTTTTCTCAAGCGGCCAGTCAACTCAGATGTGCTTTGAACTGCTGTAGGTAAATATCTCAATTGTCTCAATTTTGGTGATTTTCCTCCATGGACTAGACTGGTATCAACAACAGTAAACCTCATACAATCTGAATCATCACCATCAGATACCCTCTTATTGTGCTTGGCCTtttccaaatggaatagtttttcAAAAGTCTCATGTTCGGTCAGCTCATCCTCAGAAGCATCCTCTTCAATTTTTCCTGAATAATTGGTTTCTTtggaaataattttgaaatcaaCAGGTGAATGCCTTAGTTCCCTTATGCTTGATGACTTTCCACCATAAACCAAACTGGTATCAACAATAGTGAACTTCACATGGCTCTGACCACCAGTAGAAACTCGGGGTTTCAGGTAGCAATGGCGTTGACGATCAGATAGCTCATCCTGATCCGACATCACTTCTGGAGCCAATGCATCTTCTTCATTCCGAATTCCAGCAGGAGATTCTTCAGAATCTAGCTCAAGAAGATTTGGTTCAGATGCCACTTTGTTCAAGACATCACTAACAGAATCAAAGTAGTGGTCTCCCTTTACAAGCTTTGTTCTAGAGAACTTCTTTATACCTGGTATAAGAAACACTAGGTAATGTTTAGAACTTATGTAGCCGAGATTTTTAGGTTGCTCAGAGTGCCATCCTTTTGCAAGTAAACGGGGCCACACAGCTTCCCAGAAGATATCATTACATCGAGCTTTGCTTAATCGAAACCCTCCGGTCAAATACTGCACTATGTCATTGGATGTAAGAGAAGAACAAGCTTGACCAGTAGGCAATTTGGGACATACTGGAATATCATGATTGATCTTCGCAGGCTCCAGCGCAAAGCCTGTGAGATCTTCTTTCCCTTTACCAATAGCTACAGCTTCCACAAGTAATTGAATGCCAACAATAGACTTTACAAAGGTGACATATTCTTCTAGTGAAGTACTTCCTTCTGAAAATGATTTGTATCCCTGCAAATAGGTTGGAGTGAGGAATGAGACATAACAGTTACTGTCAATACATGTCAGGTCTGCTAAGAAACCCACAAGACAGGGCCTAACTTCAGTAATTACAATTTGGGGGAGATACTTTTGCAACAAATCTCTAACTAAATTTGTATGAGTCAATTGGATAAAACATccttatattgtttatttaatagattttataaaattccatagAGGTGGACATTGTAAAATCATAGGATACCAAGCTGAAAGTCTTGATAAAGAGTTAAGATTTCCATAACTTCATTGTTAAGAGTTAAGACTTCTCCttaaatatatggaaaatatatggAAGTTTCATTTTCAGATATAACttgtaaaattaaatcaaatataaatatggagAATAAAAAGGTGTACAAATAGTATTTGAAGCAAGAAGGGAACTCAATTGTTATTGGAGTGATGCACCTGGGGGAgtacaaaataataacatatgcATTTACCGTTGTGTGACAATAAGTAAGTTCACTTTAGCATACATTGCAAACAGATgacaagtttcctttttaactCATTCAATAACAGAGAGAAAATTGGTGATAAGTTTAATACCAACAAGATATGACCACATATATGCAACATTTATACCGACCAAACAAATCTAGTCTAGAAATTTTTGCATACTTGTCCTATTAATTGAGCAGTGAACGATGATATACCTCCAACAAAGTATTTTGAACTTCCTCTGGGACATGAGGAAACAGACGAGATAACAATTCTTGTTGCCTCCATCCAGTAAAAATTTTCCGTCCAGTTACATATTTCCTTCTTTTAATCTTTCGGCAGTCTGACCACCTCCGATGTGCATGAGACCTATAAAACTTCCCATAGTAAAATGACAGTATTTTTCCCATGTCTTTAGTCTCCATAAATCTCTGTATCTGAAAAAAGTTcttcccaaatatatataaaccaagGAGAAAACTATCCACTTCAGCATCACTCCAAGAGTGACTTGATAAACCAGGAACAGGATAACCACTTTTGCTTTGCATATGATCAAAGTTCCTTTTACCAGTCAACATTGCTTCAAACCTTCCTTGTCTAGACTCTCTTCCATGTTCCAACCCATATTGGAAGGGTTCAACATTATGTTCCAAACTTTTCTTCTTTAGCTTAATACAATTCTTTTTACCATTTCTAGCATCTGACTCACTCACATTAACTGCATCATCAGAGATTTTTGGTGATGCTAACCCTTTGTCTTCAATGTTATTCGCTTCTTCATGGATCCACATTATTGGGATGGGCAAACCCATTAAAAAGGGATGGGAAACATCAAAAATTTCAGAATAATTAGGGTTAGTCAACAGCTTCAGATGCTCAGATTCAGATATTATTGAAGGTATGTTGACCTGGAACTTATCACCAATCCGGGGATTCACCAGTGAATCtccaaaaatattgtttatttcaGAAGAATCTGGAGAAAATAAATGTTCTATAGATGTTTCCCTAGTGCAATTGCCATTGCAATCCAGCTCCACCGTTTCCACCTACCAAAAGATATAGGCTAAGAATCATGAGAGCAATCAAAGAGAAACATTTAGGAGtacaaagtaaaaagaaaagatttCAGTATGAAGATGCTCAAGTAAATAAATGCCAAAAGTATAATGAACCGGACTGTCTGCAAGTCACCTAAATTGGAAACTAACAAACAAGAATACAGACCGTGCAAATGATAAATTtgtaacaaagaaaaaaccgatcaataattaattgattatggTGGCTTTTATAATTTATGCCACAAGTAACCTAATGAAGTCCCGAAATGACCAAATCATCTCAAAAGATGAGCAAAAGGGTCATCGCATATGGGGAATGGTTGAATTTTCAAGCTTCAAGAATATGTTCTGTCGTGTGTATATAGAAACAATTAATATACAACGGCAATATTTCTCAATCCCTAAATTCAATTTTAGCACCCCATCAAACATTTACGGTCAAAATTATCATCTGTTTATGAACAGTAACCAGAGATACTTCTACCAATAAAAAATCCCAAATCATAAGTGAGAACCTAGAGGAAAAGATCTCTCTTTTGAGGAGAATTTGAAACTGATCTCTAATCTACGACCACTGATTTTGTAATCTAGAATCTTAATATCCTGATCATAAAATGAATGTTAACCTAAAACCCATTAACAATCTATTTACAGAAAAATATAACTCCAATTCGAAGCATATGATTGATGACTAACAAAATTGAGATACCAGATATCTCTAAAAGGCAAAACGGGGGAGAATATCAAAGACCACCAAAGTTGAAACAAGATAATCAACGAAGTTCCATTATGCTCTAAGGTGCAATAACAGTGCCATTAACCATCTATAAAGACGCCAttgaaaactaaaagaaaattttaacc includes:
- the LOC107411936 gene encoding uncharacterized protein LOC107411936 isoform X1; translated protein: MEVETVELDCNGNCTRETSIEHLFSPDSSEINNIFGDSLVNPRIGDKFQVNIPSIISESEHLKLLTNPNYSEIFDVSHPFLMGLPIPIMWIHEEANNIEDKGLASPKISDDAVNVSESDARNGKKNCIKLKKKSLEHNVEPFQYGLEHGRESRQGRFEAMLTGKRNFDHMQSKSGYPVPGLSSHSWSDAEVDSFLLGLYIFGKNFFQIQRFMETKDMGKILSFYYGKFYRSHAHRRWSDCRKIKRRKYVTGRKIFTGWRQQELLSRLFPHVPEEVQNTLLEGYKSFSEGSTSLEEYVTFVKSIVGIQLLVEAVAIGKGKEDLTGFALEPAKINHDIPVCPKLPTGQACSSLTSNDIVQYLTGGFRLSKARCNDIFWEAVWPRLLAKGWHSEQPKNLGYISSKHYLVFLIPGIKKFSRTKLVKGDHYFDSVSDVLNKVASEPNLLELDSEESPAGIRNEEDALAPEVMSDQDELSDRQRHCYLKPRVSTGGQSHVKFTIVDTSLVYGGKSSSIRELRHSPVDFKIISKETNYSGKIEEDASEDELTEHETFEKLFHLEKAKHNKRVSDGDDSDCMRFTVVDTSLVHGGKSPKLRQLRYLPTAVQSTSELTGRLRKTQGNSFMDSVGRHGPDAIDVPLNGKRKNFKTNWHKDTRDGDGTKTIATNSDTAKKMVNSHQDQNAMMADEKHSEKTILHQFSRRAKSGHPSYIGPLVKRRRLTACAKAETSHLTENCSRGLGSKRMEIHETVNSPNASTNVISSGPQEKGSSITSVTEDSPEKKSSFGILGGNCVVGHLSQEINEKHQTQVSSNLNLPEGLPDSRNSEVLTMEEDGGRVINMDSSCCHSEMKKPVPGTLRISTDIGSSEQDMNHRRQSTRNRPLTIRALESLENGFLNVQRRAKSTEGQKRENPFSNPSRKARSRVKITSNHSDAVTGPPVLKEDKDVKVACNVNKEIVSKTLDKTEGKWLGDFQSFLSS
- the LOC107411936 gene encoding uncharacterized protein LOC107411936 isoform X2, with the protein product MGLPIPIMWIHEEANNIEDKGLASPKISDDAVNVSESDARNGKKNCIKLKKKSLEHNVEPFQYGLEHGRESRQGRFEAMLTGKRNFDHMQSKSGYPVPGLSSHSWSDAEVDSFLLGLYIFGKNFFQIQRFMETKDMGKILSFYYGKFYRSHAHRRWSDCRKIKRRKYVTGRKIFTGWRQQELLSRLFPHVPEEVQNTLLEGYKSFSEGSTSLEEYVTFVKSIVGIQLLVEAVAIGKGKEDLTGFALEPAKINHDIPVCPKLPTGQACSSLTSNDIVQYLTGGFRLSKARCNDIFWEAVWPRLLAKGWHSEQPKNLGYISSKHYLVFLIPGIKKFSRTKLVKGDHYFDSVSDVLNKVASEPNLLELDSEESPAGIRNEEDALAPEVMSDQDELSDRQRHCYLKPRVSTGGQSHVKFTIVDTSLVYGGKSSSIRELRHSPVDFKIISKETNYSGKIEEDASEDELTEHETFEKLFHLEKAKHNKRVSDGDDSDCMRFTVVDTSLVHGGKSPKLRQLRYLPTAVQSTSELTGRLRKTQGNSFMDSVGRHGPDAIDVPLNGKRKNFKTNWHKDTRDGDGTKTIATNSDTAKKMVNSHQDQNAMMADEKHSEKTILHQFSRRAKSGHPSYIGPLVKRRRLTACAKAETSHLTENCSRGLGSKRMEIHETVNSPNASTNVISSGPQEKGSSITSVTEDSPEKKSSFGILGGNCVVGHLSQEINEKHQTQVSSNLNLPEGLPDSRNSEVLTMEEDGGRVINMDSSCCHSEMKKPVPGTLRISTDIGSSEQDMNHRRQSTRNRPLTIRALESLENGFLNVQRRAKSTEGQKRENPFSNPSRKARSRVKITSNHSDAVTGPPVLKEDKDVKVACNVNKEIVSKTLDKTEGKWLGDFQSFLSS